The following are encoded together in the Ananas comosus cultivar F153 unplaced genomic scaffold, ASM154086v1, whole genome shotgun sequence genome:
- the LOC109706099 gene encoding putative disease resistance protein RGA3 isoform X2 has product MGPFLQLVNGFYGPSVKRQKLEDIMKARETSSTVIKSEVLGRDKERDRIVEWLIKPGDGDVDVSAYTIVGIGGLGKTTLAKLVYSDERVREHFDSIMWVCVSLDFDAAAIIRKILNYSHSTSLEALHEDLKQKVTSKRFLLILDDVWNDDKTMEWEQLVEPLKFGQRGSKILLTTRMDSVADMAAKAMKCKRESLNLNELEESDCMSLFNNYAFLGVNPDDYRNLQLIGEQIVKKLGGSPLAIEVIGGMLNYCMEYEYWKKVLEEDKMKLQEGNDNIMAVLRLSYDHLPTDLQLCFRYCSLFPQDYTFKRKKLVNMWIGSGLIPKSICGGQRPEDKGKEYLNLLTRKSFFTCTTYNNGSKITKQYFMHDLLHDLAQSVSRGECIRIGRDDARITIPLTVRHLSVEKLNVPSIREISVLKNVRTLIASVKEDNIPEFIEVIKGFEKLRLLSLCNNFDFSKSPGAFDSLIHLRYLSLPQQIVENRSIGYDGLTNLVNLRSFDVSNHVIRNIPYISKLPFIHKLQEFIVREENGYKISELKNLKDLRHLRIDELENVRSSEEAIEANLNGKECLKSLSLDWSVDRSNCTEADEQLLDNLCPHINLNKLCIARYQGAKSPCWMTGLSLINLTSIELRFCQQWEHLPPLGQYSSLQSLCLMGLYAIKQIDCSFFGSNSRCAFPSLKKLQLWYMRNLEEWIGIDDKCMFPQLHFMSIIDCPNLREIPTLPYSLRQLLISKVGLTALPTINQDYANNNQEHFQALESLVIGECEKLEYFPTDFFGKFNAIISLCIGDCPKLTKRGISDIQVPSVLGVLSIGSCGELEAPLLWSANLTSLTRLELVDCARIVSLPPAQVCAQWTMLYLLSIHNCKELSSFGGIQALVSLRSLAISGCDKLIEVALLQQPPFPNDLGQKKNAVDCLLKLDYLSIDHHALLLLEPLRSLSSISNLTISDASRLTSLPEGWLQNHTTLKELHIWNARSLLSLPLSMKKLCSLDVLVVEDANLIQSLPDLPTSLYSLKITGCHPVLKEQCQENIGPDWPKIAHIPDVRIE; this is encoded by the exons ATGGGGCCATTCCTTCAACTTGTTAATGGGTTTTATGGCCCTAGTGTCAAGCGTCAGAAGCTCGAAGATATCATGAAAGCTCGAGAGACAAGCTCCACGGTAATCAAAAGTGAGGTGCTCGGACGAGACAAGGAGAGGGACCGAATAGTTGAATGGCTGATCAAACCGGGAGATGGCGATGTTGATGTCTCCGCTTATACAATTGTTGGTATCGGTGGGCTCGGGAAGACCACTCTTGCTAAACTAGTCTATAGCGATGAAAGAGTGCGAGAGCACTTCGACTCGATTATGTGGGTCTGCGTTTCTCTGGACTTTGATGCAGCTGCGATAATAAGAAAGATATTAAACTACTCTCACTCAACTAGTCTAGAGGCTCTCCATGAGGATCTTAAACAAAAAGTTACATCAAAAAGGTTTTTGCTCATACTGGATGATGTTTGGAACGATGATAAAACGATGGAGTGGGAGCAATTGGTTGAACCTTTGAAATTCGGACAGAGAGGAAGCAAGATCCTGTTGACAACTCGGATGGATTCAGTTGCGGATATGGCGGCAAAAGCGATGAAATGCAAACGGGAATCATTAAATCTAAATGAGTTGGAGGAGAGCGACTGTATGTCGCTTTTCAATAATTATGCATTCCTCGGTGTGAACCCTGATGATTATAGAAACCTGCAGCTAATCGGTGAGCAGATAGTGAAGAAACTTGGAGGAAGCCCATTGGCCATAGAAGTCATAGGAGGAATGCTGAACTACTGCATGGAGTATGAATATTGGAAGAAAGTCCTGGAAGAAGACAAGATGAAATTACAAGAAGGAAACGACAACATCATGGCAGTTTTAAGATTAAGCTACGATCACTTACCCACAGACTTACAACTCTGCTTTAGATATTGCAGTTTATTTCCGCAGGATTATACGTTTAAGAGAAAAAAGTTGGTCAATATGTGGATAGGTTCGGGTCTGATTCCGAAATCTATTTGTGGCGGGCAAAGGCCAGAGGATAAGGGAAAGGAGTATTTAAATCTTCTGACAAGAAAATCATTCTTTACTTGCACAACCTATAATAATGGGTCGAAAATTACTAAACAATATTTTATGCACGATCTACTGCATGACCTAGCACAATCAGTTTCTCGAGGAGAATGCATCAGAATAGGAAGGGATGATGCAAGAATTACTATTCCACTGACTGTTCGACATTTATCTGTTGAAAAACTCAATGTTCCTTCCATTAGAGAGATCTCCGTTCTTAAGAACGTGCGCACTCTAATTGCTTCTGTTAAAGAGGATAATATACCTGAATTTATCGAGGTTATAAAAGGGTTTGAAAAGTTACGCCTATTGAGCTTATGCaacaattttgattttagtaaatCACCTGGTGCATTTGATAGCTTGATACACCTCCGCTACCTATCACTTCCACAACAGATCGTTGAGAACAGAAGTATTGGATATGATGGCTTGACCAACTTGGTCAATTTGCGTTCATTTGATGTTTCCAATCATGTGATAAGAAATATTCCTTATATTAGCAAATTACCCTTCATCCACAAATTACAGGAGTTTATTGTCCGAGAGGAGAATGGTTACAAAATCAGTGAACTGAAGAACCTCAAGGACCTTCGTCACCTGCGTATTGATGAACTTGAAAATGTGAGGAGTTCTGAAGAAGCCATTGAGGCCAATTTAAATGGGAAAGAATGTCTCAAATCATTGTCGTTGGACTGGTCTGTAGATCGCTCTAATTGCACAGAGGCGGATGAGCAGCTCCTCGATAACCTCTGCCCTCATATCAATCTCAATAAACTGTGCATTGCACGATACCAAGGTGCTAAATCTCCATGTTGGATGACAGGTCTGTCGCTCATCAATTTGACATCTATCGAACTGAGGTTCTGTCAACAATGGGAGCACCTCCCCCCTCTCGGGCAGTATTCTTCGCTCCAATCTCTATGCTTGATGGGACTGTATGCAATAAAGCAAATAGATTGTTCATTCTTCGGAAGCAACAGCAGATGTGCCTTTCCATCATTGAAGAAGTTACAGTTATGGTACATGCGTAACTTGGAGGAGTGGATTGGAATTGATGATAAGTGCATGTTtcctcaacttcattttatGAGTATTATTGACTGCCCTAATTTGAGGGAAATTCCTACTCTGCCTTATAGTCTAAGACAATTGCTTATTTCAAAGGTCGGATTGACTGCTCTTCCAACAATAAATCAGGATTACGCAAACAACAAT CAAGAACATTTTCAGGCTCTTGAAAGTTTAGTCATCGGAGAATGTGAGAAGCTCGAATATTTTCCAACAGATTTTTTTGGGAAATTCAATGCCATAATATCCCTGTGCATAGGAGATTGCCCGAAGTTGACAAAACGTGGGATCTCGGACATCCAAGTGCCCTCTGTACTCGGTGTTCTCAGTATTGGGTCATGTGGCGAGCTTGAGGCGCCACTGCTGTGGTCAGCGAATTTAACCTCTCTTACTCGGTTGGAATTAGTCGATTGTGCAAGGATAGTATCCCTTCCCCCAGCACAAGTGTGTGCACAATGGACGATGCTTTACCTCTTATCCATACACAACTGCAAAGAACTGTCATCATTTGGTGGGATACAAGCTCTCGTATCCCTCCGTTCTTTAGCAATTAGCGGGTGCGACAAGCTAATTGAAGTTGCCCTGCTGCAGCAACCTCCGTTCCCAAACGATCTCGGCCAAAAAAAGAATGCAGTGGACTGCCTTTTGAAGCTTGATTATCTATCAATTGACCACCACGCTCTCCTGCTCTTGGAGCCATTGAGAAGTCTCTCCTCCATCAGCAATTTGACTATCTCTGATGCTTCGCGACTCACCTCCTTACCTGAGGGATGGCTACAAAATCACACCACCCTCAAAGAGTTACACATATGGAATGCACGCTCCCTTCTGTCCCTACCCCTCAGCATGAAAAAACTGTGCTCCCTCGACGTTTTGGTTGTGGAAGATGCTAATCTCATCCAGTCACTTCCAGATCTGCCTACTTCACTGTATTCTCTAAAGATCACCGGGTGTCACCCCGTGTTGAAGGAGCAATGCCAAGAGAATATAGGCCCCGATTGGCCCAAGATTGCCCACATCCCTGATGTGAGGATTGAATAG
- the LOC109706099 gene encoding disease resistance protein RGA2-like isoform X1 — protein sequence MGPFLQLVNGFYGPSVKRQKLEDIMKARETSSTVIKSEVLGRDKERDRIVEWLIKPGDGDVDVSAYTIVGIGGLGKTTLAKLVYSDERVREHFDSIMWVCVSLDFDAAAIIRKILNYSHSTSLEALHEDLKQKVTSKRFLLILDDVWNDDKTMEWEQLVEPLKFGQRGSKILLTTRMDSVADMAAKAMKCKRESLNLNELEESDCMSLFNNYAFLGVNPDDYRNLQLIGEQIVKKLGGSPLAIEVIGGMLNYCMEYEYWKKVLEEDKMKLQEGNDNIMAVLRLSYDHLPTDLQLCFRYCSLFPQDYTFKRKKLVNMWIGSGLIPKSICGGQRPEDKGKEYLNLLTRKSFFTCTTYNNGSKITKQYFMHDLLHDLAQSVSRGECIRIGRDDARITIPLTVRHLSVEKLNVPSIREISVLKNVRTLIASVKEDNIPEFIEVIKGFEKLRLLSLCNNFDFSKSPGAFDSLIHLRYLSLPQQIVENRSIGYDGLTNLVNLRSFDVSNHVIRNIPYISKLPFIHKLQEFIVREENGYKISELKNLKDLRHLRIDELENVRSSEEAIEANLNGKECLKSLSLDWSVDRSNCTEADEQLLDNLCPHINLNKLCIARYQGAKSPCWMTGLSLINLTSIELRFCQQWEHLPPLGQYSSLQSLCLMGLYAIKQIDCSFFGSNSRCAFPSLKKLQLWYMRNLEEWIGIDDKCMFPQLHFMSIIDCPNLREIPTLPYSLRQLLISKVGLTALPTINQDYANNNQQEHFQALESLVIGECEKLEYFPTDFFGKFNAIISLCIGDCPKLTKRGISDIQVPSVLGVLSIGSCGELEAPLLWSANLTSLTRLELVDCARIVSLPPAQVCAQWTMLYLLSIHNCKELSSFGGIQALVSLRSLAISGCDKLIEVALLQQPPFPNDLGQKKNAVDCLLKLDYLSIDHHALLLLEPLRSLSSISNLTISDASRLTSLPEGWLQNHTTLKELHIWNARSLLSLPLSMKKLCSLDVLVVEDANLIQSLPDLPTSLYSLKITGCHPVLKEQCQENIGPDWPKIAHIPDVRIE from the exons ATGGGGCCATTCCTTCAACTTGTTAATGGGTTTTATGGCCCTAGTGTCAAGCGTCAGAAGCTCGAAGATATCATGAAAGCTCGAGAGACAAGCTCCACGGTAATCAAAAGTGAGGTGCTCGGACGAGACAAGGAGAGGGACCGAATAGTTGAATGGCTGATCAAACCGGGAGATGGCGATGTTGATGTCTCCGCTTATACAATTGTTGGTATCGGTGGGCTCGGGAAGACCACTCTTGCTAAACTAGTCTATAGCGATGAAAGAGTGCGAGAGCACTTCGACTCGATTATGTGGGTCTGCGTTTCTCTGGACTTTGATGCAGCTGCGATAATAAGAAAGATATTAAACTACTCTCACTCAACTAGTCTAGAGGCTCTCCATGAGGATCTTAAACAAAAAGTTACATCAAAAAGGTTTTTGCTCATACTGGATGATGTTTGGAACGATGATAAAACGATGGAGTGGGAGCAATTGGTTGAACCTTTGAAATTCGGACAGAGAGGAAGCAAGATCCTGTTGACAACTCGGATGGATTCAGTTGCGGATATGGCGGCAAAAGCGATGAAATGCAAACGGGAATCATTAAATCTAAATGAGTTGGAGGAGAGCGACTGTATGTCGCTTTTCAATAATTATGCATTCCTCGGTGTGAACCCTGATGATTATAGAAACCTGCAGCTAATCGGTGAGCAGATAGTGAAGAAACTTGGAGGAAGCCCATTGGCCATAGAAGTCATAGGAGGAATGCTGAACTACTGCATGGAGTATGAATATTGGAAGAAAGTCCTGGAAGAAGACAAGATGAAATTACAAGAAGGAAACGACAACATCATGGCAGTTTTAAGATTAAGCTACGATCACTTACCCACAGACTTACAACTCTGCTTTAGATATTGCAGTTTATTTCCGCAGGATTATACGTTTAAGAGAAAAAAGTTGGTCAATATGTGGATAGGTTCGGGTCTGATTCCGAAATCTATTTGTGGCGGGCAAAGGCCAGAGGATAAGGGAAAGGAGTATTTAAATCTTCTGACAAGAAAATCATTCTTTACTTGCACAACCTATAATAATGGGTCGAAAATTACTAAACAATATTTTATGCACGATCTACTGCATGACCTAGCACAATCAGTTTCTCGAGGAGAATGCATCAGAATAGGAAGGGATGATGCAAGAATTACTATTCCACTGACTGTTCGACATTTATCTGTTGAAAAACTCAATGTTCCTTCCATTAGAGAGATCTCCGTTCTTAAGAACGTGCGCACTCTAATTGCTTCTGTTAAAGAGGATAATATACCTGAATTTATCGAGGTTATAAAAGGGTTTGAAAAGTTACGCCTATTGAGCTTATGCaacaattttgattttagtaaatCACCTGGTGCATTTGATAGCTTGATACACCTCCGCTACCTATCACTTCCACAACAGATCGTTGAGAACAGAAGTATTGGATATGATGGCTTGACCAACTTGGTCAATTTGCGTTCATTTGATGTTTCCAATCATGTGATAAGAAATATTCCTTATATTAGCAAATTACCCTTCATCCACAAATTACAGGAGTTTATTGTCCGAGAGGAGAATGGTTACAAAATCAGTGAACTGAAGAACCTCAAGGACCTTCGTCACCTGCGTATTGATGAACTTGAAAATGTGAGGAGTTCTGAAGAAGCCATTGAGGCCAATTTAAATGGGAAAGAATGTCTCAAATCATTGTCGTTGGACTGGTCTGTAGATCGCTCTAATTGCACAGAGGCGGATGAGCAGCTCCTCGATAACCTCTGCCCTCATATCAATCTCAATAAACTGTGCATTGCACGATACCAAGGTGCTAAATCTCCATGTTGGATGACAGGTCTGTCGCTCATCAATTTGACATCTATCGAACTGAGGTTCTGTCAACAATGGGAGCACCTCCCCCCTCTCGGGCAGTATTCTTCGCTCCAATCTCTATGCTTGATGGGACTGTATGCAATAAAGCAAATAGATTGTTCATTCTTCGGAAGCAACAGCAGATGTGCCTTTCCATCATTGAAGAAGTTACAGTTATGGTACATGCGTAACTTGGAGGAGTGGATTGGAATTGATGATAAGTGCATGTTtcctcaacttcattttatGAGTATTATTGACTGCCCTAATTTGAGGGAAATTCCTACTCTGCCTTATAGTCTAAGACAATTGCTTATTTCAAAGGTCGGATTGACTGCTCTTCCAACAATAAATCAGGATTACGCAAACAACAAT CAGCAAGAACATTTTCAGGCTCTTGAAAGTTTAGTCATCGGAGAATGTGAGAAGCTCGAATATTTTCCAACAGATTTTTTTGGGAAATTCAATGCCATAATATCCCTGTGCATAGGAGATTGCCCGAAGTTGACAAAACGTGGGATCTCGGACATCCAAGTGCCCTCTGTACTCGGTGTTCTCAGTATTGGGTCATGTGGCGAGCTTGAGGCGCCACTGCTGTGGTCAGCGAATTTAACCTCTCTTACTCGGTTGGAATTAGTCGATTGTGCAAGGATAGTATCCCTTCCCCCAGCACAAGTGTGTGCACAATGGACGATGCTTTACCTCTTATCCATACACAACTGCAAAGAACTGTCATCATTTGGTGGGATACAAGCTCTCGTATCCCTCCGTTCTTTAGCAATTAGCGGGTGCGACAAGCTAATTGAAGTTGCCCTGCTGCAGCAACCTCCGTTCCCAAACGATCTCGGCCAAAAAAAGAATGCAGTGGACTGCCTTTTGAAGCTTGATTATCTATCAATTGACCACCACGCTCTCCTGCTCTTGGAGCCATTGAGAAGTCTCTCCTCCATCAGCAATTTGACTATCTCTGATGCTTCGCGACTCACCTCCTTACCTGAGGGATGGCTACAAAATCACACCACCCTCAAAGAGTTACACATATGGAATGCACGCTCCCTTCTGTCCCTACCCCTCAGCATGAAAAAACTGTGCTCCCTCGACGTTTTGGTTGTGGAAGATGCTAATCTCATCCAGTCACTTCCAGATCTGCCTACTTCACTGTATTCTCTAAAGATCACCGGGTGTCACCCCGTGTTGAAGGAGCAATGCCAAGAGAATATAGGCCCCGATTGGCCCAAGATTGCCCACATCCCTGATGTGAGGATTGAATAG
- the LOC109706101 gene encoding disease resistance protein RGA2-like, translating into MALPFIAESAASAIIENLVSTCSSYLEACPATCGMQDELERLQHALPQVQAVLTAVVGGAPVMVQNKALETWLWQLRDAVENAEDVLDELEYYELQKTIQDRDDKVRGILSNCKRKFDSFVNRIFSDDTLKRLREAVKGLDRVIAGMGPLLHLVTGLYGPRVKCQKLEEIKNARETSSLLTESEVLGRDEERDLIVEWLIEPGDADVNVSTFTIVGMGGIGKTTLAQLVYRNERVQEYFDPIVWVCISQEFNVTVITKKILECVSREHFGDNSLHALHENLKQKLTSKRFLLILDDVWNDDKMMAWEKLVAPLKFGQRGSKILLTTRMRSVADMAAKVMKCKQESLNLNKLEESDYMLLFNKHAFLGVNPDDYKNLQLIGEQIAKKLGGCPVAIKVMGGMLNSCMDYEYWKKILEKDNVKLQQGNDDIMKVLRLSYDHLSTNLQLCFRYCSLFPQDHMFKRKKLVNMWIGSGLIPQSICGRERPEDIGKEYLNLLTRKSFFTCKTHDNRVEITKKYFMHDLLHDLARSVSLGECIKIGGDVAENIIPKTVRHLSVEMLNLLSIREISNLKNVHTLVISVKEDNRHNADHALEFIEVIKGFRKLRLLILDVNFHSYKLPNALSSLIHLRYLSLSLQKVVNESIEYDALTNLVNLRSLDVSDDVIENIPYISKLPFIHILKNFIVQEKSGYKIGELKNLRDLRHLCIRKLENVKSSEEAIEANLNEKKYLKSLGLRWSEGHSNSAEADEQLLDNLCPHINLKKMRIQQYQGAKSPCWMTNLSLVNLTTIELIDCKRWEHLPPLWQFSSLQHLFLQGLHAIKQIDWSFFGSNNGCAFPSLKKLLLWDMPNLEEWIGIDDRCMFPQLQSMSISDCPNLRGIPTLHYGLRDLHIYNVGLTALPTINQDYANNNQEHFQALENLIIRHCKKIEYVPSELFGKFKAIKTLHIENCPKLTKRRISDIELPSVLGHLTTWSFGDLEVPLLWSADLTSLIWLELLDCARIASLPPAQVCARWTMLSRLDIKNCKELSSFGGIQALVSLRSLDIEGCDKLIEVALLLQPPFPNDVGQKKNTVLDCFLKNGRLSIDHHALLLMEPLRSLSSVCSLTLSDASRLASLPEEWLLQNHAALERFCIWNARSLQSLPRSMTKLCSLVILGVEDANLIQSLPDLPTSLRCLVINSCHPVLKERCQENIGLDWPKIANIRFVRIT; encoded by the exons ATGGCTTTACCTTTCATAGCCGAATCGGCGGCGTCGGCAATCATTGAGAATCTCGTTAGCACTTGCTCATCCTACCTCGAGGCATGCCCGGCAACCTGCGGCATGCAAGACGAGCTCGAACGGCTGCAGCACGCCCTTCCGCAGGTCCAGGCAGTCTTGACTGCGGTCGTGGGGGGTGCACCGGTCATGGTGCAGAACAAGGCGCTGGAAACGTGGCTGTGGCAGCTCAGAGACGCCGTGGAGAATGCGGAGGACGTGCTCGACGAGCTGGAGTACTACGAGTTACAAAAGACTATACAAGATCGAGATGACAAGGTGCGTGGTATTCTATCTAACTGCAAGAGAAAGTTTGATAGTTTCGTTAATCGTATATTTAGCGATGACACACTGAAGCGGTTGAGGGAGGCCGTCAAGGGGTTGGATCGGGTCATTGCTGGTATGGGGCCACTCCTTCATCTTGTTACTGGGTTATATGGCCCTCGCGTTAAGTGTCAGAAACTCGAGGAAATTAAGAATGCTCGCGAGACTAGCTCCTTGCTAACCGAAAGTGAGGTGCTCGGACGAGACGAGGAGAGGGACCTGATAGTTGAATGGCTGATCGAACCGGGAGATGCCGATGTCAATGTCTCCACTTTTACAATTGTTGGTATGGGCGGGATCGGGAAGACCACTCTTGCTCAATTGGTCTATCGCAACGAAAGAGTGCAAGAGTACTTCGACCCGATTGTGTGGGTTTGCATTTCTCAGGAGTTCAATGTAACTGTGATAACAAAAAAGATTTTAGAATGTGTAAGTAGGGAGCATTTTGGCGACAACAGTCTACATGCACTCCATGAGAATCTTAAACAAAAACTAACGTCGAAGAGGTTTTTGCTCATACTGGATGATGTTTGGAACGATGATAAAATGATGGCGTGGGAGAAATTGGTTGCTCCTTTGAAATTCGGACAGAGAGGAAGCAAGATTCTGTTGACAACTCGGATGCGTTCGGTTGCAGATATGGCGGCAAAAGTGATGAAATGCAAACAGGaatcattaaatctaaataagtTGGAGGAGAGCGACTATATGTTGCTTTTCAATAAGCATGCATTCCTCGGTGTGAATCCTGATGATTATAAAAACTTGCAACTGATTGGCGAACAGATAGCGAAGAAACTTGGAGGATGCCCAGTGGCCATAAAGGTCATGGGAGGAATGCTGAACTCCTGCATGGACTATGAATATTGGAAGAAAATCCTGGAAAAAGACAATGTGAAATTACAACAAGGAAACGACGACATCATGAAAGTTTTAAGATTAAGCTACGATCACTTATCCACAAACTTACAACTCTGCTTTAGATATTGTAGTTTATTTCCGCAGGATCATATGTTTAAGAGAAAAAAGTTGGTCAATATGTGGATTGGTTCGGGTCTGATTCCACAATCTATTTGTGGCAGGGAAAGGCCAGAGGATATCGGAAAGGAGTATTTAAATCTTTTGACAAGAAAATCATTCTTTACCTGTAAAACCCATGATAATAGGGTGGAAATTactaaaaagtattttatgCACGATCTGCTGCATGACCTAGCACGATCTGTTTCTCTAGGAGAATGCATCAAAATAGGAGGTGATGTTGCAGAAAATATTATTCCAAAAACAGTTCGACACTTATCTGTCGAAATGCTTAATCTTCTTTCTATTAGAGAGATCTCCAATCTTAAGAATGTGCACACTCTAGTCATTTCTGTTAAAGAGGACAATAGGCATAATGCAGATCATGCACTTGAATTTATCGAGGTTATAAAAGGGTTTAGAAAGTTACGCTTATTGATCTTAGATGTGAATTTTCACTCTTATAAACTGCCCAATGCACTTAGTAGCTTGATACACCTccgctacctatctctttcacTACAGAAAGTTGTGAATGAAAGCATTGAATATGATGCCTTGACCAACTTGGTCAATTTGCGTTCATTAGATGTTTCCGATGATGTGATAGAAAATATTCCTTATATTAGCAAATTACCCTTCATCcacatattaaaaaattttatcgtTCAAGAGAAGAGTGGTTACAAAATTGGTGAACTAAAGAACCTCAGGGACCTTCGTCACCTGTGTATTAGGAAACTTGAAAATGTGAAGAGTTCTGAAGAAGCCATCGAGGCCAATTTAAACgagaaaaaatatctcaaatcatTGGGATTGCGATGGTCTGAAGGCCACTCCAATAGTGCAGAAGCGGATGAGCAGCTCCTCGATAACCTCTGTCCACATATCAATCTCAAGAAGATGCGCATTCAACAATACCAAGGTGCTAAATCTCCATGTTGGATGACAAATCTGTCTCTTGTCAATTTGACAACCATCGAGCTAATTGATTGTAAAAGATGGGAGCACCTCCCGCCTCTTTGGCAGTTTTCTTCGCTCCAGCATCTTTTCTTGCAGGGACTGCATGCAATAAAGCAAATAGATTGGTCATTCTTTGGAAGCAACAATGGATGTGCCTTTCCATCGTTGAAGAAGTTACTTTTATGGGATATGCCTAACTTGGAGGAGTGGATTGGAATTGATGACAGGTGCATGTTTCCTCAACTTCAGTCTATGTCTATTTCTGATTGCCCTAATTTGAGAGGAATTCCTACTCTGCATTATGGTCTAAGAGATTTGCATATTTATAATGTCGGATTGACCGCTTTACCAACAATAAATCAAGATTACGCAAACAACAAT CAAGAACATTTTCAGGCTCTTGAAAACTTAATCATCAGACACTGTAAGAAGATCGAATATGTTCCATCGGAGCTTTTTGGAAAATTCAAAGCCATAAAAACCTTGCACATAGAAAATTGCCCGAAGTTGACAAAACGTAGGATCTCAGACATCGAACTGCCCTCTGTACTCGGTCATCTCACTACTTGGTCATTTGGCGACCTCGAGGTGCCACTGCTGTGGTCAGCGGATTTAACCTCTCTTATATGGTTGGAATTACTCGATTGTGCAAGGATAGCATCCCTTCCCCCGGCACAAGTGTGTGCACGGTGGACGATGCTTTCCCGCTTAGACATAAAGAACTGCAAAGAACTGTCATCATTTGGTGGAATACAAGCTCTCGTATCCCTCCGTTCTTTAGATATTGAAGGGTGTGACAAGCTAATTGAAGTTGCCCTTCTGCTGCAGCCTCCGTTCCCAAATGATGTCGGCCAAAAAAAGAATACAGTACTGGACTGCTTTTTGAAGAATGGTAGACTATCAATTGACCACCACGCGCTTCTGCTCATGGAGCCATTGAGAAGTCTCTCCTCCGTCTGCTCGTTGACTCTCTCTGATGCTTCACGACTCGCCTCCTTACCTGAGGAATGGCTACTACAAAATCACGCTGCCCTCGAACGATTTTGCATATGGAATGCACGCTCCCTTCAGTCCCTACCCCGCAGCATGACAAAACTGTGCTCCCTCGTCATTTTGGGTGTGGAAGATGCTAATCTCATCCAGTCACTTCCAGATCTACCTACTTCACTGCGTTGTCTAGTCATCAACAGCTGTCACCCTGTGTTGAAGGAGCGATGCCAAGAGAATATAGGCCTTGATTGGCCCAAGATTGCCAACATCCGTTTTGTGAGGATTACATAG